The Streptomyces sp. NBC_00344 genome includes a window with the following:
- a CDS encoding IclR family transcriptional regulator, which translates to MALKPEPTAPFHSVQYALRVLESVAGCGGGVTDTEIARDTGLPTAHLSSLLLMLRREGYVEQIGDGAYVIGDSLVVLGSGAPRKAALEARLQDTLSRLRDSVGAAVYISRYIDGEVRITQVADGPLTPAVREWVDFRSSAHASAVGKCLLTQLDQNGRRDHLSRHRIARLTSRTITNERVLFSRLDSQPATVPMLDLQEYAVGTVCAAVPITAGSAVGCLALSLPIEHAHRLRSAAEALNRQAAPLALSLTL; encoded by the coding sequence GTGGCGCTGAAGCCCGAGCCGACTGCGCCGTTCCATTCGGTGCAGTACGCACTGCGCGTGCTGGAGTCCGTCGCCGGGTGCGGAGGCGGTGTCACCGACACCGAGATCGCGCGCGACACCGGCCTCCCCACGGCCCATCTCTCCTCGCTGCTGCTGATGCTGCGCCGCGAGGGATATGTCGAGCAGATCGGTGACGGGGCCTATGTGATCGGCGACTCGCTCGTCGTCCTCGGCTCCGGCGCCCCCCGGAAGGCGGCGCTCGAGGCCAGGCTCCAGGACACCCTGAGCCGGCTGCGGGACTCGGTGGGGGCCGCCGTCTACATCAGCCGGTACATCGACGGCGAGGTCAGGATCACCCAGGTCGCCGACGGCCCGCTCACACCGGCCGTCCGGGAGTGGGTCGACTTCCGTTCGTCGGCCCATGCCAGCGCGGTGGGCAAGTGCCTGCTGACCCAGCTCGATCAGAACGGCCGTCGCGACCACCTCTCCCGCCACCGGATCGCCCGGCTCACCTCCAGGACCATCACCAACGAGCGGGTCCTCTTCTCCCGGCTGGACTCCCAGCCGGCCACGGTCCCGATGCTCGACCTCCAGGAGTACGCGGTCGGCACGGTCTGCGCCGCGGTGCCGATCACCGCGGGCTCCGCCGTCGGCTGTCTGGCGCTCTCCCTCCCGATCGAACACGCCCACCGGCTGCGCTCGGCGGCGGAGGCCCTGAACCGGCAGGCCGCGCCGCTCGCGCTCTCACTGACCCTCTGA
- a CDS encoding amino acid ABC transporter ATP-binding protein: MSADAIPANPETPVTASELIRFENVTKRFGDNTVLDNLCFSVQPGKHVTLIGPSGSGKTTILRLLMTLLKPDEGLITVNGDKLFPSDGEKQLREVRKNIGMVFQQFNLFPNMSVQRNITEAPVRVLGMSKDEAAERAKGLLDLVGLGDRADAKPSQLSGGQQQRVAIARALAMRPQVLLLDEVTSALDPELVAGVLDVLRDIARSTDITMLCVTHEMNFARDISDDVLMFDSGKVIESGSPEKIFSEPEHERTREFLSAVL, from the coding sequence TTGTCCGCTGACGCGATCCCCGCGAACCCCGAGACCCCTGTCACCGCAAGTGAGCTGATCCGCTTCGAGAACGTCACCAAGCGGTTCGGCGACAACACCGTCCTGGACAATCTGTGCTTCTCGGTGCAGCCGGGCAAGCACGTCACTCTGATCGGGCCCTCGGGGTCCGGCAAGACGACCATTCTCAGACTTCTGATGACCCTGCTCAAGCCCGACGAAGGCCTGATCACGGTCAACGGCGACAAGCTCTTCCCCTCCGATGGCGAGAAGCAGCTGCGCGAGGTCCGAAAGAACATCGGCATGGTCTTCCAGCAGTTCAACCTCTTCCCGAACATGTCGGTCCAGCGGAACATCACCGAGGCGCCGGTCCGGGTCCTGGGGATGTCCAAGGACGAGGCCGCCGAGCGTGCCAAGGGACTGCTCGACCTGGTGGGACTCGGGGACCGGGCGGACGCCAAGCCGAGTCAGCTCTCCGGCGGCCAGCAGCAGCGGGTGGCCATCGCGCGCGCGCTGGCGATGCGTCCGCAGGTCCTGCTGCTGGATGAAGTCACCTCCGCTCTCGACCCCGAGCTGGTCGCCGGTGTGCTCGATGTGCTGCGTGACATCGCGCGGTCCACCGACATCACCATGCTGTGCGTCACCCATGAGATGAATTTCGCCAGGGACATCTCCGACGACGTGCTGATGTTCGACTCGGGGAAGGTCATCGAGTCCGGCTCTCCGGAGAAAATCTTCAGCGAACCGGAGCACGAACGCACGCGCGAATTCCTCAGCGCGGTGCTCTGA
- the ehuD gene encoding ectoine/hydroxyectoine ABC transporter permease subunit EhuD yields the protein MNTWDWSAVSDFMPYFWDGLLVTLRILVLGSVLSFALGLVWALGYRTTTRFVRWPVNFITEFIRNTPLLVQLFFLYFVLPDWGIQFSAITTGTVAIGLHYSTYTAQVYRAGIDAVPVGQWEAATALSLPVGRTWTAVILPQAVRRVLPALGNYVIAMLKDTPLVVAISVLDLLGEARQQGGLTFHSNETITVVGIAFIVIAYPASLLVRALERRLVR from the coding sequence ATGAACACGTGGGACTGGTCCGCTGTCTCGGACTTCATGCCGTACTTCTGGGACGGCCTGCTCGTCACCCTGCGGATCCTCGTGCTCGGCTCGGTGCTCTCCTTCGCGCTGGGCCTGGTCTGGGCGCTGGGGTACCGGACGACGACGCGCTTCGTGCGGTGGCCGGTGAACTTCATCACCGAGTTCATCCGCAACACCCCGCTGCTGGTGCAGCTGTTCTTCCTCTACTTCGTGCTTCCCGACTGGGGCATCCAGTTCTCCGCCATCACCACCGGCACCGTGGCGATCGGGCTGCACTACTCGACGTACACCGCCCAGGTGTACCGGGCCGGCATCGACGCCGTACCGGTCGGGCAGTGGGAGGCGGCCACCGCGCTGTCCCTGCCCGTCGGCCGTACCTGGACGGCGGTGATCCTGCCGCAGGCGGTCCGCCGCGTCCTGCCGGCCCTCGGCAACTACGTCATCGCCATGCTGAAGGACACCCCGCTGGTCGTCGCGATCAGCGTGCTCGATCTGCTCGGTGAGGCCCGCCAGCAGGGCGGACTGACCTTCCACAGCAACGAGACGATCACCGTCGTCGGTATCGCCTTCATCGTCATCGCCTATCCGGCATCTCTTCTTGTACGAGCCCTGGAGCGCCGCCTTGTCCGCTGA
- the ehuC gene encoding ectoine/hydroxyectoine ABC transporter permease subunit EhuC has translation MTPGLWQHWVLPGIWITVQLTVYSAVLAAVVAFGIGTARTHHSRVVRFLAGFYTEVFRGTSALVLMFWIFFVLPNLFGWALVPMWAAVLALGLSYGAYGAEIVRGGLQAVSPAQREAGIALNFTPWQRLRLILLPQAVPEMMPPFSNLLVELLKGTALVSLLGVGDVSFAAYLVRLATQESSQIYSIILVIYFVIAFVLTRGMRALERKTRANLGLTATGGAR, from the coding sequence ATGACGCCGGGACTGTGGCAGCACTGGGTACTCCCAGGCATCTGGATAACCGTCCAGCTCACCGTGTACAGCGCCGTGCTGGCGGCCGTCGTGGCCTTCGGCATCGGCACCGCCCGTACGCACCACTCGCGCGTCGTGCGCTTCCTGGCCGGCTTCTACACCGAGGTCTTCCGCGGCACGTCCGCCCTGGTCCTGATGTTCTGGATCTTCTTCGTGCTGCCGAACCTGTTCGGCTGGGCCCTGGTCCCGATGTGGGCGGCCGTGCTCGCGCTGGGCCTGTCCTACGGTGCCTACGGCGCGGAGATCGTCCGCGGCGGCCTCCAGGCGGTGTCGCCCGCCCAGCGCGAGGCCGGCATCGCACTCAACTTCACCCCCTGGCAGCGACTGCGGCTGATCCTGCTGCCGCAGGCCGTACCGGAGATGATGCCGCCCTTCTCCAACCTGCTGGTCGAACTGCTCAAGGGCACCGCACTGGTCTCGCTGCTCGGTGTCGGGGATGTGTCGTTCGCCGCCTATCTGGTGCGGCTCGCCACCCAGGAGAGTTCCCAGATCTACTCCATCATCCTGGTCATCTACTTCGTCATCGCTTTCGTACTCACCCGCGGAATGCGGGCGCTGGAGCGTAAGACCCGGGCCAACCTCGGCCTCACGGCCACCGGAGGTGCCCGATGA
- the ehuB gene encoding ectoine/hydroxyectoine ABC transporter substrate-binding protein EhuB: MAPPPGNDSESTTRRTILPVRRRSLLLGMAGLGTVGALGATGCSRIPTGDTLARLTSQGTVRLGIAGEVPYGYVDKNGDFTGEAVELARIIFKRLGIAHVQPVATDFGSLIPGLNSQQFDVVSAGMYINHDRCEQVIFADPEYQMLDAFIVRKGNPKNLHNYQDCVKAKAKFATGSAYAEIAYAVDAGYKEKDIVILQDQVAGLNAVETGRVDVFAGTALTVREVVKKSHRAEATEAFATTVDGKKKIDGGGFTFRRTDTSLRDAFNVEIHKMKKSGELFRVLHRFGFTKDEMTTLTAKELCA; encoded by the coding sequence ATGGCTCCACCACCAGGGAACGACTCAGAAAGCACGACAAGACGGACCATTCTTCCCGTAAGGCGACGTTCGCTGTTGCTCGGCATGGCGGGACTGGGCACCGTGGGCGCGCTCGGGGCGACCGGTTGCAGCCGGATTCCGACCGGGGACACGCTCGCCAGACTGACGTCGCAGGGCACGGTGCGGCTCGGCATAGCGGGCGAGGTGCCGTACGGCTACGTCGACAAGAACGGCGACTTCACCGGCGAGGCGGTCGAACTCGCCAGGATCATCTTCAAGCGGCTCGGCATCGCCCACGTGCAGCCTGTCGCCACCGACTTCGGCTCCCTCATACCCGGGCTGAACTCCCAGCAGTTCGACGTCGTCTCGGCCGGGATGTACATCAACCACGACCGCTGCGAGCAGGTCATCTTCGCCGATCCCGAGTACCAGATGCTGGACGCCTTCATCGTCCGCAAGGGCAATCCGAAGAACCTCCACAACTACCAGGACTGTGTGAAGGCCAAGGCGAAGTTCGCCACCGGGTCCGCGTACGCCGAGATCGCCTACGCCGTGGACGCCGGTTACAAGGAGAAGGACATCGTCATTCTCCAGGACCAGGTGGCGGGGCTGAACGCCGTGGAGACCGGTCGCGTCGATGTCTTCGCCGGCACCGCGCTGACCGTCCGCGAGGTGGTGAAGAAGAGCCACCGGGCCGAGGCCACCGAGGCCTTCGCCACCACCGTCGACGGCAAGAAGAAGATCGACGGTGGCGGTTTCACCTTCCGCCGCACCGACACCTCGCTCCGTGACGCCTTCAACGTCGAGATCCACAAGATGAAGAAGAGCGGCGAACTGTTCCGGGTGCTCCACCGGTTCGGGTTCACCAAGGACGAGATGACCACACTGACGGCCAAGGAGCTGTGCGCATGA
- a CDS encoding DUF3830 family protein: MSERFVELSLDKRGVSCTAKLLDDKAPVTCAAVWDALPLGGDVYHAKYARNEIYALMPGFAPAEPPLENPTVTPIPGDLCYFTFSETVLGTDSYGYEAGADIQGRATVVDLALFYERNNLLINGDTGWVPGIVWGSVVEGLDRMAEACQDLWRAGALGETLSFRRA; the protein is encoded by the coding sequence ATGAGCGAACGATTCGTGGAACTTTCCCTCGACAAGCGCGGTGTGAGCTGCACCGCGAAGCTCCTCGACGACAAGGCGCCGGTGACCTGCGCCGCGGTGTGGGACGCGCTGCCCCTGGGCGGGGACGTGTATCACGCGAAATACGCCCGCAACGAGATCTATGCCCTGATGCCGGGCTTCGCCCCGGCCGAACCCCCGCTCGAGAACCCGACGGTCACGCCGATCCCCGGGGACCTCTGCTACTTCACCTTCTCCGAGACCGTGCTCGGCACGGACTCGTACGGCTACGAGGCCGGGGCGGACATCCAGGGGCGGGCGACCGTGGTCGACCTGGCGCTGTTCTACGAGCGGAACAACCTGCTGATCAACGGGGACACCGGATGGGTGCCCGGGATCGTGTGGGGCTCGGTGGTGGAGGGCCTCGACCGGATGGCCGAGGCCTGCCAGGACCTCTGGCGCGCGGGCGCCCTGGGCGAGACGCTGAGCTTCCGCCGGGCGTGA
- a CDS encoding amidase, with translation MTELCDLTACQLLAGYRSGDFTPVDAARAVLDRIEVVQPGVNAFVRVGAEEAMAQAEASTRRWRSGGPQGLLDGVPVTVKDILLMRGGPTYRGSKSVSGEGAWDEDAPSVARLREHGAVFVGKTTTPEFGWKGVTDSPRHGVTRNPYDLTRTSGGSSGGSAAAVALGAGPLSLGTDGGGSVRIPASFCGIFALKPTYGRVPLYPASAFGTLAHVGPMTRDAADAALMMDVISGPDPRDWSQLARSAVSHRDGLGDGVKGLRIAFSPTLGGQVAVRPAVAAAVRDAVGRLAELGAYIEETEPPLTDPVAAFHTLWFSGAARVAEHLGREQRALLDPGLREIVEEGERYSALDYLAAVDVRMDLGRRMGLFHEHYDLLVTPTMPITAFGAGVESPRGSGHRRWTGWTPFTYPFNMTQQPAATVPCGTDEDGLPIGVQLVAARHADALVLRAAHALYEAGAGVGRPGLPG, from the coding sequence ATGACTGAGCTCTGCGATCTGACCGCCTGCCAACTCCTCGCCGGCTACCGGAGCGGCGACTTCACCCCGGTCGACGCCGCCCGCGCCGTGCTGGACCGGATCGAGGTGGTGCAGCCCGGGGTGAACGCCTTCGTCCGGGTCGGCGCCGAAGAGGCCATGGCGCAGGCGGAGGCGTCCACCCGGCGATGGCGGTCGGGCGGGCCGCAGGGCCTGCTCGACGGGGTGCCGGTCACGGTCAAGGACATCCTGCTGATGCGCGGTGGCCCGACGTACCGCGGCTCGAAGAGCGTGAGCGGCGAAGGAGCCTGGGACGAGGATGCTCCGTCGGTCGCGCGGCTGCGGGAGCACGGTGCGGTCTTCGTCGGCAAGACCACCACACCGGAGTTCGGCTGGAAGGGCGTCACCGACTCGCCGCGCCACGGGGTGACCCGCAATCCGTACGACCTCACCCGGACGTCGGGCGGTTCGAGCGGGGGAAGCGCGGCGGCGGTGGCGCTCGGCGCCGGGCCGCTGAGCCTGGGGACGGACGGCGGGGGCTCGGTGCGCATCCCGGCCTCGTTCTGCGGGATCTTCGCCCTGAAGCCCACCTACGGGCGGGTCCCGCTCTATCCGGCGAGTGCCTTCGGGACGCTGGCCCATGTCGGTCCGATGACCCGGGACGCGGCGGACGCCGCTCTGATGATGGATGTCATCAGCGGCCCGGACCCCCGCGACTGGTCGCAGCTGGCCCGCTCGGCGGTGAGCCACCGTGACGGCCTCGGCGACGGCGTGAAGGGGCTGCGGATCGCCTTCTCCCCCACCCTGGGCGGCCAGGTCGCGGTCCGTCCCGCGGTGGCGGCCGCGGTACGCGACGCGGTGGGCCGGCTGGCGGAGCTCGGCGCCTACATCGAGGAGACGGAGCCGCCCCTCACCGATCCGGTCGCCGCCTTCCACACCCTGTGGTTCAGCGGGGCGGCCCGGGTGGCGGAACATCTCGGCCGCGAGCAGCGGGCGTTGCTCGATCCCGGGCTGCGGGAGATCGTCGAGGAGGGCGAGCGCTACTCGGCACTGGACTATCTGGCCGCCGTCGACGTCCGGATGGATCTGGGCCGCCGGATGGGTCTGTTCCACGAGCACTACGACCTGCTGGTGACGCCCACCATGCCGATCACCGCCTTCGGTGCGGGCGTCGAGTCCCCCCGGGGTTCCGGGCACCGCCGCTGGACGGGGTGGACCCCGTTCACCTACCCCTTCAACATGACCCAGCAGCCCGCGGCGACCGTCCCCTGCGGGACGGACGAGGACGGGCTGCCGATCGGGGTGCAGCTGGTGGCCGCACGGCATGCGGACGCGCTGGTACTACGGGCGGCGCACGCCCTGTACGAAGCGGGGGCGGGAGTGGGGCGGCCCGGTCTGCCGGGGTGA
- a CDS encoding D-2-hydroxyacid dehydrogenase codes for MSEASPGAPEITLLVLDAQPLPRLGRLTGKVRVLHADERTIGDRLPQADVLLVWDFLSDAVRRSWPGDGPRPRWVHTASAGVDHLMCPELAASDTVVTNARGIFDQPIAEYVAGLVLAFAKDLPGTLELQRQRRWRHRETGRLAGTRAVVVGSGPIGRAIGSTLSSLGVDTALVGRTARGDVHGPDELNQLLGRADWVICAAPLTGTTRGMFDARAFAAMRPSAHFINVGRGALVVEDDLSDALGKRRLAGAALDVFEEEPLPPDSPLWDVPGLIISPHMSGDTIGWRDDLGEQFLELYDIWANGNPLPNVVDKKRGYVPSHD; via the coding sequence ATGTCCGAAGCATCTCCTGGAGCCCCTGAGATCACGCTCCTCGTCCTTGACGCCCAACCGCTTCCGCGCCTCGGCAGACTGACCGGGAAGGTGCGGGTCCTGCATGCGGACGAGCGCACGATCGGCGACCGACTCCCGCAGGCCGACGTGCTGTTGGTGTGGGACTTCCTCTCGGACGCGGTACGCAGGAGCTGGCCGGGCGACGGGCCTCGACCCCGCTGGGTGCATACGGCGAGCGCCGGTGTGGATCACCTGATGTGCCCGGAACTCGCGGCGTCGGACACCGTGGTGACCAACGCCCGGGGGATCTTCGACCAGCCGATCGCCGAGTACGTCGCCGGCCTTGTCCTCGCCTTCGCCAAGGATCTGCCCGGCACCCTGGAGCTCCAGCGCCAGCGGCGCTGGCGCCACCGCGAGACCGGGCGCCTCGCCGGTACCCGTGCGGTGGTCGTCGGCTCGGGTCCCATCGGCCGGGCGATCGGCTCCACACTGTCCTCGCTGGGTGTGGACACGGCTCTGGTGGGCCGGACCGCCCGCGGAGACGTGCACGGCCCGGATGAGCTGAACCAGTTGCTCGGCCGGGCCGATTGGGTGATCTGCGCGGCTCCCCTCACCGGGACCACCCGGGGCATGTTCGACGCGCGGGCCTTCGCCGCCATGCGGCCTTCGGCCCACTTCATCAATGTCGGCAGGGGAGCACTCGTCGTCGAGGACGATCTCTCCGACGCGCTGGGCAAACGCCGGCTCGCCGGGGCCGCTCTCGACGTGTTCGAGGAGGAGCCACTGCCTCCGGACAGCCCCCTGTGGGACGTCCCCGGCCTGATCATCTCCCCGCACATGAGCGGGGACACCATCGGCTGGCGCGACGATCTCGGCGAACAGTTCCTGGAGCTGTACGACATCTGGGCCAACGGAAATCCGCTGCCGAACGTGGTCGACAAGAAACGTGGGTACGTCCCCAGCCATGACTGA
- a CDS encoding maleate cis-trans isomerase family protein, with protein sequence MDVSFLGGPQPQRGVGVVAPFDFALDRELWRWVPDDVSLHLTRTPFVPVEVSLDLARLVSEHETLGEAVRALCAVAPQVVAYACTSGSFVGGLAGERAMCEAMTVAGEIPSLTTSGALLAAFQEIGARRIALVTPYTESVTSSLEEYLGEAGITVTGRAFLGLTRHIWKVPYRDVVDMARQAVVGAADALFISCTNLPTYDVIPQLEAELRMPVLSANQVTMWAALRQIGAHAVGPYQRLLIDSMPAPDPMPEPATALAEDPPEEQGGWT encoded by the coding sequence ATGGACGTCTCCTTTCTCGGCGGGCCACAACCACAACGCGGTGTTGGTGTCGTTGCCCCTTTTGACTTCGCTCTCGACAGAGAGCTCTGGCGCTGGGTCCCGGACGACGTGTCGCTCCATCTCACGCGTACCCCCTTCGTGCCGGTCGAAGTCTCGCTCGACCTGGCCCGGCTCGTCAGTGAGCACGAAACCCTCGGCGAGGCGGTCCGCGCGCTGTGCGCGGTGGCGCCGCAGGTCGTCGCCTACGCGTGCACCAGCGGAAGTTTCGTCGGCGGCCTGGCCGGTGAGCGCGCGATGTGCGAAGCCATGACGGTGGCGGGCGAGATCCCTTCGCTCACCACGTCGGGCGCTCTGCTGGCCGCGTTCCAGGAGATCGGCGCACGGCGGATCGCCCTGGTCACGCCCTACACTGAATCTGTGACGTCCTCGCTGGAGGAATATCTCGGCGAAGCGGGGATAACCGTCACCGGGCGGGCCTTTCTGGGCCTCACCAGGCACATCTGGAAAGTCCCGTACCGCGATGTGGTGGACATGGCCCGGCAGGCGGTGGTGGGTGCGGCCGATGCGCTTTTCATCAGCTGTACCAACCTCCCGACGTACGACGTGATCCCGCAGCTCGAAGCCGAACTGCGGATGCCGGTCCTGTCGGCGAACCAGGTCACGATGTGGGCGGCGCTGCGGCAGATCGGCGCGCACGCGGTCGGCCCGTACCAGCGGCTGCTGATCGACTCGATGCCCGCACCGGACCCGATGCCGGAACCCGCCACCGCACTGGCAGAAGATCCGCCCGAAGAGCAGGGAGGCTGGACATGA
- a CDS encoding maleate cis-trans isomerase family protein produces the protein MTAVGFLYPGYSAEDDYERIEQLFASDVRLPVVHTDIGEDAHRVDALIRMGEADRLAAGVEELRLAGAEAVVWACTSGSFVYGWEGAQEQIRNLARAAGMPASSTSFAFAHALQHLGVSRVAIAATYPEDVAAYFAGFLKSAGVEVTATRGSGIITAAEVGTWGRDEVLELALAGDHPSAEVVLLPDTALHTAAYLPELEQVLGKPVLTANQVSVWEGLRLTERKVWAEKLGKLFARPE, from the coding sequence ATGACAGCGGTCGGGTTCCTTTACCCGGGGTATTCCGCGGAGGACGACTACGAGCGAATCGAGCAGCTCTTCGCCTCCGACGTGAGACTGCCCGTCGTCCACACGGACATCGGTGAGGACGCCCACCGGGTGGATGCGCTGATCCGCATGGGCGAGGCCGACCGTCTCGCGGCCGGCGTCGAAGAACTCAGGCTCGCCGGTGCCGAGGCGGTGGTCTGGGCCTGCACCAGCGGCAGCTTCGTATACGGCTGGGAAGGAGCCCAGGAGCAGATCAGGAATCTGGCCCGGGCTGCCGGGATGCCGGCTTCCAGCACGTCCTTCGCCTTCGCGCACGCGTTGCAGCACCTGGGTGTCAGCAGGGTCGCCATCGCCGCGACCTATCCGGAGGACGTGGCGGCCTATTTCGCCGGTTTTCTGAAGTCGGCGGGTGTCGAGGTGACCGCGACCCGCGGCAGCGGGATCATCACCGCTGCCGAGGTCGGCACCTGGGGCCGCGACGAGGTCCTGGAGCTGGCCCTCGCCGGTGACCACCCGTCGGCGGAGGTGGTGCTGCTGCCGGATACGGCCCTGCACACGGCGGCCTATCTGCCGGAGCTGGAGCAGGTGCTGGGGAAGCCGGTGCTCACCGCGAACCAGGTGTCGGTGTGGGAGGGCCTGCGGCTGACCGAGCGGAAGGTGTGGGCGGAGAAGCTCGGGAAGCTGTTCGCCCGGCCGGAGTAG
- a CDS encoding LLM class flavin-dependent oxidoreductase has translation MDIIRGKAAGTAPVPLSVLDLVTVGKGRTATQAIRTGVDIARLAERRGFHRYWVAEHHSMPGVASSSPAVLLAHLAARTDRIRLGSGGVMLPNHAPLVIAEQFGTLEAMAPGRVDLGLGRAPGTDGATAAALRRSDRLHEGADEFPQQLAELTKFLDDDFPDGHPYARIHAVPGPVQGPAGRPPVWLLGSSGFSARLAGTLGLPFAFAHHFSAQNTVPALDLYRESFRPSAVLDAPYALIGVGALAADEEKEARRQVLTGALSMVRLRTGRPGLVPTPEEAEAYEFSPLEREFVDGWLANIIMGTADEVRSGLDDLQKRTGADELMITANAHGGEARLRSYELIADAYGLPVGP, from the coding sequence GTGGACATCATCCGAGGCAAGGCGGCCGGAACCGCCCCCGTACCCCTCTCCGTGCTGGATCTGGTGACCGTGGGCAAGGGCCGCACCGCCACCCAGGCCATCCGCACCGGGGTGGACATCGCCCGGCTCGCCGAGCGCCGTGGGTTCCACCGTTACTGGGTGGCCGAGCATCACTCGATGCCGGGGGTCGCCTCCTCGTCACCGGCCGTGCTGCTCGCCCATCTCGCCGCCCGCACCGACCGGATCAGGCTCGGTTCGGGCGGTGTCATGCTGCCCAATCACGCCCCACTGGTGATCGCGGAGCAGTTCGGGACGCTGGAGGCGATGGCGCCGGGCCGGGTGGACCTGGGGCTCGGGCGGGCTCCGGGCACCGACGGGGCCACCGCGGCCGCCCTGCGCCGCAGCGACCGGCTGCATGAAGGGGCCGACGAATTCCCGCAGCAGCTGGCCGAGTTGACCAAGTTCCTGGACGACGACTTTCCCGACGGCCATCCGTACGCCCGGATTCACGCGGTCCCGGGACCGGTCCAGGGACCGGCGGGGCGCCCGCCCGTCTGGCTGCTCGGGTCGTCCGGGTTCAGCGCCCGGCTGGCCGGCACACTGGGGCTGCCGTTCGCCTTCGCGCATCACTTCTCGGCGCAGAACACCGTTCCGGCCCTCGACCTCTACCGGGAGTCCTTCCGGCCCTCCGCGGTGCTGGACGCCCCCTACGCCCTGATCGGTGTCGGTGCGCTGGCCGCCGATGAGGAGAAGGAAGCGCGCAGGCAGGTGCTCACCGGCGCGCTCTCGATGGTCCGGCTGCGTACCGGGCGGCCGGGGCTCGTACCGACGCCCGAGGAGGCGGAGGCGTACGAATTCAGCCCGCTGGAGCGGGAGTTCGTCGACGGCTGGCTGGCCAACATCATCATGGGCACCGCGGACGAGGTCCGTTCGGGCCTCGACGACCTCCAGAAGCGCACCGGCGCCGACGAGTTGATGATCACCGCCAACGCGCATGGCGGGGAGGCGCGCTTGCGTTCGTACGAGCTCATCGCGGACGCGTACGGGCTGCCTGTCGGTCCGTGA